In a genomic window of Muntiacus reevesi chromosome 1, mMunRee1.1, whole genome shotgun sequence:
- the F11R gene encoding junctional adhesion molecule A, with translation MGTKAKVGSTELLLFTSMILCFLALGRGAVQTYEPVVKVPENRPAKLSCSYSGFSSPRVEWKFTHGDIRGLVCYNNKITASYENRVTFSDSGITFHSVTRKDTGMYTCMVSDEGGNTYGEVTVQLIVLVPPSKPTISVPSSVTIGTRAVLTCSEKDGSPPSEYKWFKDGVEMPVEPKSNRAFSNSSYTLNPKTGELTFDPVSASDTGDFTCEAQNGYESPMRSDTVHMDAVELNVGGIVAAVLVTLILLGALIFGIWFTYSRGYFDRAKKGTSSKKVIYSQPSARSEGEFRQTSSFLV, from the exons GCTTCCTGGCGTTGGGCAGGGGTGCGGTGCAAACTTACGAACCGGTAGTCAAAGTCCCTGAGAACAGAC CTGCCAAGCTGTCCTGCTCCTACTCGGGCTTCTCCTCGCCCCGTGTGGAGTGGAAGTTTACCCATGGGGATATCAGAGGTCTCGTTTGCTATAACAACAAAATCACAG CTTCCTATGAGAACCGAGTTACCTTCTCGGATAGTGGCATCACCTTCCATTCTGTGACGCGGAAAGACACGGGGATGTATACCTGTATGGTCTCTGACGAAGGCGGCAACACCTACGGGGAGGTCACCGTCCAGCTCATCGTGCTCG TGCCTCCATCCAAGCCTACGATCAGCGTCCCCTCTTCTGTTACCATTGGAACCCGAGCAGTGCTGACCTGCTCAGAGAAAGACGGTTCCCCGCCGTCTGAATACAAGTGGTTCAAGGATGGGGTAGAGATGCCCGTGGAACCCAAGAGCAACCGAGCCTTCAGCAACTCTTCCTATACCCTGAACCCCAAGACAGGGGAGTtg ACCTTTGATCCCGTGTCGGCCTCTGATACTGGAGATTTCACTTGTGAGGCACAGAATGGCTATGAGTCACCCATGAGGTCAGACACCGTGCACATGGATGCTG TGGAGCTCAATGTCGGGGGCATCGTGGCAGCAGTCCTTGTAACGCTCATTCTCCTGGGAGCCTTGATTTTTGGCATCTGGTTCACCTATAGCCGAGGCTACTTTGACA GAGCAAAGAAAGG GACCTCCAGTAAGAAGGTCATTTACAGCCAGCCCAGTGCTCGAAGTGAA GGGGAGTTCAGGCAGACCTCGTCCTTCTTGGTGTGA